The region AGCGAGTGATGCGACGATCGAAGACGAAGAATCCGCCGTTGATCCATGCTTCGCTGCCCACAGGTTTTTCGCTGAACTCCCGCACGAGCTGCTTTGTGTCGTCCAGCTCAATGCGCCCGAAGCGGGGGGACGGCTGGACCGCGGTTACCGTGGCGAGCCGGCCGTGGGACCGATGAAACGCGACGAGGGCATTGATATTAACGTCGGCGACGCCGTCGCCGTACGTCGCGAGGAAGGTGTCGTCGTCGACGTAGCGGAGGGCGCGCTGGATGCGGCCGCCGGTCATCGTCGCCTGGCCGGTTTCGGCCAGCGTGACCCGCCAGTTGTGCTCGTCGTGGGTACGGTCGTGGCGGATGATCTCTTTCGTCCCAAGGTCGACGGTCACGTCGCAGTTCAACACATCGTACTCAAGAAAATACCGCCGAATATGGTCTCCCTTGTACCCGAGGCAGAGGACAAACTCGTTGAAGCCGTAGTGGCTATAGATCTTCATGATGTGCCACAGCATCGGCCGCTCGCCGACGGTAACCATGGGCTTAGGCATGAACTCGGTTTCCTCGCGGAGGCGCGTTCCCATGCCGCCGCATAGGATGACGACTTTCATCGAAATAAGTCCGGTACACCGATTGCTGCGAAATGTGCAGGCCAAAGTATATCCATCTGTGATCTACCTGACGTTGGAGTTGCAGCCTGGCAAGTATGGTGGGAATAATTCACATCCCTCCGGCTCGGCGCGCCGGGGAAAGGGAACCGGTGGTGCCACTAATTAGCGTAGTAACCGCGTGTTTCAACGAGGAAGAAAACGTACACCTCCTCTACGAACGGGTTAAATCCGTCTTTGAGCGCCTGCCGGGGTATGGCTACGAGCACATTTTCATCGACAATGCGTCGCGCGACGGAACAGTCAGCGCTCTCAGGAAGCTGGCGAAATGCGACAGGTCGGTCAAGGTGATCGTCAACGCGCGCAATTTCGGCCACATCCGCTCACCGTATCACGCGCTGCTCCAGTCGAGCGGTGAGGCGACGATTTGCCTCGCGGCCGACCTCGAGGACCCACCCGAGCTGATTTTCGATTTCATAAAGCGGTGGGAAGAAGGGTACAAGATTGTTGCCGGGGTGAAGAGGTCGACGGAGGATGGTCTCGTTCTTCGTCTGATTCGGCGCCTGGCGTACCGCGTACTATCGCGCGTGTCGAGCCTGCAGTTGATACCCAATTTCACTGGCTTCGGGCTGTACGACCGCGTCGTTGTCGACACGCTTCGATCGATCGACGATTCCTACCCGTATTTCCGCGGGTTGGTCTCCGAAATTGGGTTCGAGCCCGCATACGTGTATTTTGATAAGCCGCGTCGGACGCACGGGAAGACAAAGAACGATTTCTTCACCCTCTTTGATATGGCGATGCTGGGTCTCGTCAAACACTCCCGCATGCCCATGCGATTTGCAACCCTCGCAGGGTTTTTCATGTCGGCCGTGAGTCTAATGATCGCCATCGGATATCTTGTCGCGAAGCTAATATTCTGGAACCGGTTCGAGTTCGGCCAGGCGCCAATCCTGATCGGGATCTACTTCTTTGCCTCCGTGCAGATCTTCTTCATAGGTGTGCTCGGTGAGTACGTCGGAGCGATCCACACGCAGGTGAGAAAGCTCCCACTTGTTGTCGAGCGCGAGCGCATCAACTTCACATAGCAAGCACCAAGTCTCGCCCGCGCTAACGACTCGGCACGGCATAAAGGACCAGATCTGTCCCGTCGTCTTCGTGAGAGCGCAAGAAAAGCTCGTATCTGAGCGTGAGGTCCTTGATATAGCTCGGTATCACCCACAGGTCTCTCAGATTGTGAGTGAGTTCGAGGGCGATGATCGGCCGGTTCTTACGTATACACCGTTCTGCCCCTCGCAATGCTTCGATCTCTGCCCCCTCCACGTCAAGTTTGAGAAGAGCGACAGGCTGATCCGCCATTTCATCGTCGAGAGCTACGGCGTTCACCACCGCTTGACCTTCGCGAGAAATAGACGAACCGGTGTTACTATCCGAATTGAAACGAACGATTCCTGTGCGGTCGGTCACGGCTGCATTTCTCGCCTCAACAGACTCGCGAATAGCAAGCGGCAGCGACCGAACGTAACCGATAAGCTGGGCGTAGTTAAAAGCGTCTGGTTCGTACGCGATCCAGCGGCTAAAGTGGACGTGAGGACTGGAAAGGGCGTATTGAAGTGTGTCGCCAATATATGCTCCGCAATCGACGATGACGTCGCCCGGCTTCGTTTGGACTATGTCAGGAGGGAAGTACTGATGTTGCACCGGAGGCGGCAATCCATCAAAGTCAAGGTGCAATCGCCAACGAACGTGGGATACAAAGAGTTTCCGCGAACCAGCATCCGAAAAACAGCCTAACGCCCGGTTTAAGTCGGCACCATGTGCCAATACGTCTTGCGGCAGTTCAATCCGCATGTGCGGTAGGAAGTAGTCAGGAAATTTCCACGCGAGAGCGGCAAACGGTGCGATGGCTGTGACTCCGGCGGCGCGAAGCCGCTCTCGCGTGGAAAGATACCGATGACCTTCTGAGAAGACCGTTACGATGACCGACAAGTCGGTGCCGAGTTCGTCGATCAAGGTTTGGAGAGTAAAAACGCGAATGCCCTCGACTTCGGTACCAGCCTTGCGCACGTCGTTGTCCGCAAACGCAACGGGTTCTAGGTTTAGTCGACGGAGGCCGTTGAGTGTCTTTCTTCCCAGCGCGCCGGCACCGAAAAGGACAACTGGTCGCCTGCCGATCGGCCCCACCAGGTTATCAAGTGTCGTCTTAGCTCGCTCGATGGATGACTCACGGTCCTCTGCCAGGAGCTTCTGTAAAGTCTCGTGCACCAGGAGCTCGTCCAAGCCCGACCCCTCTCCCATCTCCTTGCAACTACTTGCCTTAAAGCGGCAGGGCGTTGGCCAGAAATTTTCGGGAATTTCCAGTTCGGTGTGAAATTTTTTGGGTGCCTACCGCGCGTGCAATTGTATCGCCGGCCTTCAATGGTCACCCGCACCGATGGCGTTCGATAGCAGGAACGATGGGAGGGCTGGGTCCGACGTCCGCGGGGTGGCGCCAAAGATGATGGAGGGACGCGATCCAGCGCGAGAAAAGTGTTGCTCCAACCGTGATCGCACATAATCGCGGGCGGCGTGTATCCTTCCCGTTGAAAATTGGGGCCGGCAATCTCCCGTCATCCCCAATCGCTTGTTCGGATGGGATCCTCTCCGGTCCCCAGGGCGGAATACCGGGGACCGCGCTCATTGTGCACGTGGAGTCGGCTTGGCTGTCCCTGCGGCGATCCCGCAGCATCGGCGGTTCGTGGTGTCCGGTCGGCCTCTGATGGGAAAGCCGGCCGCTCGATCTAGCAGGGACGTGAATGCTGGCTGACAGGCCGCGGTCTACCAGAACTGAACAATTGCACAGGCTGTTTCATGTGGTCCCCCACGATGCCCTTTTGCTCACGGTCGCGTCCTTTCGGGCACGGCCCGAGATACTGTTTGCCGTCGCCACACGCGCGGTGCAGACCCTGGTGATGTTGGTAGCGATGCTGCTGGTGGCTTTCGGCATGACGCCCGAGGAGCAGGGGTTTTTCTGGGTTTTCCTGAACCTTAGCTCCTTTATCACTGTGGGCGAGCTTGGGATCCCCCAAATCGTCCTGCAAAACGCAAGTCACTACGCTGCCATAGGCGATCGGATGACACTAGTGCGGTTTTCGAGACGAGCATTTCAATTCACTGCCATTCTCACCCCAGTCGCCGGAGCGACGCTCCTGGTTGCCGGCGCATTAATACTCGGCAGGGACGCACCAACAAATTCCGACCCTCTACTCGGATGGCGGGTCCCTTGGGTGCTTTTCGTAGTGGCTTGCTGCTGTGAACGCGGTCTTGCGCCTGCGCTGGCATATTTGGAGGGTTCAGTGTCAGTCGCGCGATCCTGGCGGATTCAGACTGTTCTCGAATTTTGCTCCGGATCGGTGTTGGTGGGGAGCCTTCTAGTCTCTTCGGGACTTTGGAGCCTAGTCTGGTTCGAGTCTTCCAGAATAGTAGTTTCGCTGGCCTGGATTATGAGTCAGCGCAAATATTTTGGTGCACTAAGCGGGCCGTTGCTCACTATTGCCGAGTGGAAACGCGAGATTCTGCCGTTTCAATGGAAGGTCGCGGTGAGCGGTTTGACTGGCTTTATCATCTTCAGGTCCATAAGCCCGATTGTGTTTTCCGAGCTCGGATCCACAGCGGCCGGGAAGTTCGCGGTATCCCTCGGTTTAATGAGCAGCTGGCTAGCAGTCGCGTCTGTGTGGCCGTTAAGCCAGATCCCAAGATTAGGCCGTCTTGCCAGCTTGGAAGACTATTTGGAACTTCGCCGCTCTTTCATTCACATGCTATTCGGCGCGACCTTGTTCGCGGGAGCCGGAGCAGCGGCTATAAGTGTGCTAGCCATGATCGTAGATACGTGCTGGCCTGCGTTGGCTTCACGAATGGCGGAAAGTTCTGCTACGGCGATACTGATGGGAGCAGCGGTTATTCATACTGTCATAATTTGTTTTGCTGTCATGTTGAGGTCAGAACGGAAAGATCCTCTGTTGCCATTTAGTGTCGGGGGTAGCGTGCTTACAATAGTATGTATTTCGAAAGCGGCTCAATCCGGTGACTTGTTTTTCGTGGCGCTTGTGTATTTCTTGTTGACCGCCCTTGGCCTCTGTTTTGCGCCCGTCCTATTCGTTCGATCGGCAGCGTTTACGCATATGAGGAACAGTCGAAGCGGCGTCGATTAAGCGGGATGAAAGATGAGGCTTTCGATTTGTATCCCAACGCATAATGGCAGACGAGAGACGCTTCGGACATTGCTAGATAGTATTCTAGCCCAACGGAACATTGCCGACGACGACGCATTAGAGATTTGTATTAGCGATAATGCATCTGCCGATCAGACTTCGCAATTGATACAGGAATACCAACGTGTGAGCCCCTTCCCGATCAAATATTTTCGATTCGCGGTGGATGTGGGGGTTAGGAACTTTGCCAACGTCGTCGAGATGGCGTCGTTTGAATGGTGCTGGCTTGTCGGGTCCGATGATGTGCTGCTTCCCAATGCGGTAGAGGCTGTCAGTGAGGCGCTGCGTGCATACCCGGGGGTCGGTGGCATTACGGTTGGCAAGGTCAACATGGATTCAACCCTGTCGGAGTTCAAGAGCGAGGACCATAACCTCGCTCTTCCAGCACGCCCACTGGAAACGCGGATAATGACCGACGTGGGTGAGCTAGCTCTGCCTTTCGCTTACATGTCAGCGCACCTATTTCGACGCGATGACTGGCGGCGGGTCGTGCAGGCATACGGTATAGAATACGTTGAGAGCTTACGACACTTCCCACACGCTTTTATTTTCAGTCAAATAGCGGCTCGTGAGCCCTGGCTATGGCTGGGGAAGCACCTCGTGCTGCAGCGCCTCGACAATTCATGTGTGATGGAAGCGCTGGATCAGCAAAAGCACAGGTATGCGACGCAAGTTACAGAGGATTTGATTGCCGTGGCGGTGGCGGCCTACGGTGCACCGAGGCGGGATCTGTTACGGCGGCTCTTTATGATTTATTGGAATCCCTGGTTGGTGGTCAGGTATCGAGCATGTCTCTCGGCGGAAGAAGACCGGGCCATCCGAACACAATGCTTTCGATGGTTTAGACTTACGCCGCTGTTTTGGGTTACATCCGCCCCGATTCTAGTACTGCCGCGGTCAATACCACACTTTTTCCTGGCCTGGCTGTGTGGGATTGAAATTCCGAGAAGCATCCGGCGAACGGGTTCATGGGCCGTGCACCGAACGCTGGCCGCCTTTCGCATTGAAAAAGAGGTCGCTTCACGGCGACGGTCCGCGCAGGAGGCCGCAAATTCGTATAGGATTGGTAGCTCTAACCTTCATGGCGACGAGGTCTGACTCACGGGCTAGAGCAATCGCGCAACATCGCTATGACGGTTCCAGCATGACGCGTTGCAGTACAGACCGATTTGCTGCCGAATCGAGGGCGGAGGGGTCTTGTTGACGGGTAGCCACGGGGCGGCTAGCGGTTGCCGGACAGCAGAGCACCTCTTCCTACCACGGCTTGAGGCTCGCGCCGCGGGTGTGGCCGCCTTCGGCCCCGGCCGCAGATGAATTGCTGGTTGGGAGCGCTTGGCAAGTCAGCGACCGAGCTTGCGCTCTGAGCTTCACTCGAATTAGGTTCTTGCTCCGAATTCTTCGCGCGCTATCCCTTCCCCACCCATGACGGTGGGCGTCGCATTCTTTTTCGTCGTCGTTTGCTCGGGCTTCGCGGTGTTACGCCCGCTTCGTTTGCCCAACGCTCTCATCGCGCTCGGGCTCGCGCCCGCAGCAGGGCTCGCGAGCCTCGCTCTCGTCGCGAGCCTGGTCACTGTCCGAGGGCTCCCGCTGTCTCTGGTAGATGGCCTCCTCGTCGTGGCGGCCGTCGTCGGGGCGGTCAATCTGCTGCAGGCAACCTCCGAGCTGTGGCAGACCTGGGCCAGGTCGCCGCGATCTCGCGTCGCGTGCCTCGTCCTGGTGGCGGCCCTCTCCCTAACCTCGGCCATCGTGGTGTGGGGGTGCTGGCGTGCGGAGGTGCCGCTCTGGCTAGATGACGGACCGTTCCACGTCGAGCACATCGATAGCTTGAGGCGCGGCCAGTCGTGGGCGGGGGGCTGGTGGCCGGGGTTGCACGCGTCCGCAGCCGCGTTTTTGCTGCTTTTCCCCGGTGTTGACACAGCGGCCGGCGCGTTCTGGGTCTCGTTGGCCGTAATCCCGATGGCCGTGCTCGTAGTCTTTGGCTGCGGCATGGCGCTCTGGGACGATCCGCTGCCCTCGGCGCTGGGCGCGCTATTTCTCGCCTTGACCTGGGTGTATCTGTACGATCCGAACTTCGTCAGCTCATGGGCCCAGATGTGGGGATCCCTGATCGCCATCGCCCTTTGGGCCACCAGCGGCCTTTACATCAAGGCGCAGACGGCCCGTCACCTGGTCCTCGCGATCCTGCTGGCAGCCGGCCTGGCCTTGACCCACGCGAGCGACGCGCCGCCCGCGCTCCTCGGCGGGTTGGTCATCCTCGTTTTTTGGCGCGAGCGCGTGGCCTGGCGGCGTCTCGCCCTTCACTCGGGCATCTGCGCCGTCATTGGGATCGCCGTGGTCGCCCCGGCGCTTCAGAAGCTCGATGCGCTCGCGCATCCCGAGGGGCCGCTCGCCTATGCCCACACCTGGGCGCTCTCCGAGGTCCGATCCGGCCCAGACGTTAGCGCCATTGCTCTGCTTGTCTACCTCGCGCGCGCAATCAGCGGCGTGCAGTTCGTCGATCTGGCGCCTCGCTTTACGCTCCTGATCATTGCGGCCACCTGGGCTGTAAGGCATCGAGCCGGCCGGATTCCGCTGGTGCTGTTCGCCATCTTTCTGGCAACGGCCGTGGTTTTTGCCTATCCCGAAAACCCCACGGTGCAGTTTCTGTCGGAGATCACGTTCCCGTGGACGGAGCGAAGGCGCGTGGCGATCCTCGTGGCTGGTTCAGCGTGCCTGCTCCAGGGGGCGGCGTTCGCAGACATCGGAACTGCCGCGCTGCGTATCTGGTGGCAGAGGCTGAAGCAAGCCAACTCGCCATCTCGGAGTGGCGCAGTCGCGGCGGTAGCGGCGCTCGTGCTGCTGAGTCTGGCTGGCGCTGATGCCATGGGGATTCGCGCCCGCCTTGGCGCCCAGGTCCAGCGCGTGATCTCCTACACGCCGGACGACGCAGCGGCGATGGCCTGGCTGCGCGGGAACGTCGGGCCGACGGAAATCGTTGCGAACGATTGGATGGCGGATGCGGGAATCTGGGCACCTTATAAGGCGGGCGTGCGTATCCTCATCCCTCGGCTCGGGATGGAAGAGCTGTTCTCTTCGCCCGATGCCCTATGGTGTTGGCTCGTCACCACCGACGAAAAGTGCTACGAGCGGCTGACCCGCAAGCCCGACCCGAGCACATCGCGGCGCATCGATCAGGTCCGCGAGATACTTGACAACATCGGTCGCCTGGAGCGAGCACCCGAAGCCTACACGCTCGCGTGTTCGCTCGGGGTTCGCTATGTATACCGCGGAGCAGCCGTTGGGAGCTTTCAGGGGAGGCACTTTCCCACTGAGCTCGAGCTCCGGCGGTCCCCCGCGTTGGACACGGTGTTTCAGTCGGGGAAGGCTTCGGTGTTTCGGGTTCGCTGCCCGCCGTGACGTGAGGTTCGCAGCCACCACGCCGCCATAAATCCCACGCCGAGCACGCTGACGAAGTACAGCGTGCTGAGCCGGATCAGCAGCACCGACGCGACCGCGGCGCCCGTTTCCACCCGCAGCACGGCCAGGAGAAGGAGCATGGCCGCCTCGACCCCGCCAATGCCGCCAGGAAGCATCGTCACGGCGCCAACCAGCGTCGCAATGGCGTAGACCGAGAACGCGGCGATCGTGGAAACGCTCGCGCCCAGCCCCGCGAGGATGAGCGCAAAGGCGAGCGCCTCGCATCCCCAGGCGACGACGGCGATCGCGAGACCCACGGCGAGGGGTCGGGGTCGAAGGAGCGCGCGGCCGGTCACGACGAGCTGCAAGAGCTTGGCCGCGATCCGTTCGAAGCGTGGATACGTTCCGAGCCGGCGGAGGGTTGGTCCATACAGGCGCTCGGTGGTGAGGAACGCGATCGCGCAGCCCATCGCGATCAGGACGAAGACGAAGAGCCCGAGCCCATTGGGCAGCAGCGCCAGCCCGCCGATTCCCAGGAGCAGCACCGCCATCACGTCGCCGAGGCGCTCCACGAGCAGCACCCCCGCCGTGTCCGCCATGGAGACCCCGTAGCGCGCGCGCAGCAGCGCCGCCTTCACGACCTCGCCCGCCTTGCCTGGCGTGGCGGTAAAGGCGAAGCTTGCGCAGAAGGCGAGCACGTTGGGCCCGAAGGGCACGGGCCAGCGGAGGGTGCGGGCATAGTAGTGCCACCGCAGGGCTCGCAGGAACCAGCCGACGAGCACGAGTCCCAGGACGAGTGGGGCGTATGGCTGGACCGGGAAGCGTCGCAGGGTCGCGAGGAGCCGATCGTGCCCGGACCAAACGGTGATGCCGAGGTACAGCGCCATGCCCGCCACCAGCACCGCGACGGCGGGCGCCATCCACCGGTGCCAGGCAGCGCCCGCTTCGGCGGCGTCGGTGGTCGCGGTCGCACCTGATGCGTCAGAGGCCGCCGTCGTCTGCTTTTCCGCGATGGTCACGCTGACTCGCTCACCCCCACCCTCCTCCTCCGCAGCTTCATTTGATCTTGATCACTGGCTGGTCGGGGTGGGCGGGATTGGGCACGAGCTGTCGGCCGTAGCAGTCGACCATGAGGTCCATCAGCTCGAGCACCACGTCGATTTCAGCAAGACGTCCGTCCGCGAACTCGGCCACCCAATTGCCTGTGCGATTCAAGCCGAGTCTCTCCGCGACAAAGGAAGGAATGACCAGCGAAATCGCTCCAGTGTCGACGAGTGCACTCGCGTCGTACGACCGCACCTGTTCAGCCGTCATGAGCCCACCGCGTACGAGGTCCAGGTCAACCGCGTTCACGAGTCGAACTGAAGCTCGGACCTCTCCCACGCTGTCTCCTCTCATGACGTCACTCCGCCGTGTTTCCGTATGTTGGCGACCCCGAACGGCGATTGCCTATCCTTCGGCGAGTAGTGTAGCAGGCGGCGAGCGCCGTCGATCGGGAGGAGCCCGGATGCTGGCTGTGGCATCGGTCACGCGCGTGCGTGGGGTTGCGGTCGCCCACGCCGTGGTGGGGGCGGTTGCCCTGTGCGGCGTCGGGCTGGGGCTGGCGCTGCGCGGGATGCCCGTGCTGGCGAACGACTTCCCGCTGAACGACGGCGGGCTCTTCTCGGTGATGATCGAGGCGGTGCGGGGCGCCCGCTACGGGCTGCCGTGGTCGGTGACGTACAAC is a window of Chloroflexota bacterium DNA encoding:
- a CDS encoding DUF6541 family protein gives rise to the protein MTVGVAFFFVVVCSGFAVLRPLRLPNALIALGLAPAAGLASLALVASLVTVRGLPLSLVDGLLVVAAVVGAVNLLQATSELWQTWARSPRSRVACLVLVAALSLTSAIVVWGCWRAEVPLWLDDGPFHVEHIDSLRRGQSWAGGWWPGLHASAAAFLLLFPGVDTAAGAFWVSLAVIPMAVLVVFGCGMALWDDPLPSALGALFLALTWVYLYDPNFVSSWAQMWGSLIAIALWATSGLYIKAQTARHLVLAILLAAGLALTHASDAPPALLGGLVILVFWRERVAWRRLALHSGICAVIGIAVVAPALQKLDALAHPEGPLAYAHTWALSEVRSGPDVSAIALLVYLARAISGVQFVDLAPRFTLLIIAATWAVRHRAGRIPLVLFAIFLATAVVFAYPENPTVQFLSEITFPWTERRRVAILVAGSACLLQGAAFADIGTAALRIWWQRLKQANSPSRSGAVAAVAALVLLSLAGADAMGIRARLGAQVQRVISYTPDDAAAMAWLRGNVGPTEIVANDWMADAGIWAPYKAGVRILIPRLGMEELFSSPDALWCWLVTTDEKCYERLTRKPDPSTSRRIDQVREILDNIGRLERAPEAYTLACSLGVRYVYRGAAVGSFQGRHFPTELELRRSPALDTVFQSGKASVFRVRCPP
- the rfbF gene encoding glucose-1-phosphate cytidylyltransferase, which produces MKVVILCGGMGTRLREETEFMPKPMVTVGERPMLWHIMKIYSHYGFNEFVLCLGYKGDHIRRYFLEYDVLNCDVTVDLGTKEIIRHDRTHDEHNWRVTLAETGQATMTGGRIQRALRYVDDDTFLATYGDGVADVNINALVAFHRSHGRLATVTAVQPSPRFGRIELDDTKQLVREFSEKPVGSEAWINGGFFVFDRRITRYLDGDSCVLEQGPLVRLAEEGQLAVFRHRGYWQCVDTLRDLQALNDDWARGDAPWKIW
- a CDS encoding clan AA aspartic protease; protein product: MGEVRASVRLVNAVDLDLVRGGLMTAEQVRSYDASALVDTGAISLVIPSFVAERLGLNRTGNWVAEFADGRLAEIDVVLELMDLMVDCYGRQLVPNPAHPDQPVIKIK
- a CDS encoding glycosyltransferase family 2 protein, yielding MRLSICIPTHNGRRETLRTLLDSILAQRNIADDDALEICISDNASADQTSQLIQEYQRVSPFPIKYFRFAVDVGVRNFANVVEMASFEWCWLVGSDDVLLPNAVEAVSEALRAYPGVGGITVGKVNMDSTLSEFKSEDHNLALPARPLETRIMTDVGELALPFAYMSAHLFRRDDWRRVVQAYGIEYVESLRHFPHAFIFSQIAAREPWLWLGKHLVLQRLDNSCVMEALDQQKHRYATQVTEDLIAVAVAAYGAPRRDLLRRLFMIYWNPWLVVRYRACLSAEEDRAIRTQCFRWFRLTPLFWVTSAPILVLPRSIPHFFLAWLCGIEIPRSIRRTGSWAVHRTLAAFRIEKEVASRRRSAQEAANSYRIGSSNLHGDEV
- a CDS encoding FkbM family methyltransferase; the protein is MDELLVHETLQKLLAEDRESSIERAKTTLDNLVGPIGRRPVVLFGAGALGRKTLNGLRRLNLEPVAFADNDVRKAGTEVEGIRVFTLQTLIDELGTDLSVIVTVFSEGHRYLSTRERLRAAGVTAIAPFAALAWKFPDYFLPHMRIELPQDVLAHGADLNRALGCFSDAGSRKLFVSHVRWRLHLDFDGLPPPVQHQYFPPDIVQTKPGDVIVDCGAYIGDTLQYALSSPHVHFSRWIAYEPDAFNYAQLIGYVRSLPLAIRESVEARNAAVTDRTGIVRFNSDSNTGSSISREGQAVVNAVALDDEMADQPVALLKLDVEGAEIEALRGAERCIRKNRPIIALELTHNLRDLWVIPSYIKDLTLRYELFLRSHEDDGTDLVLYAVPSR
- a CDS encoding glycosyltransferase, which translates into the protein MPLISVVTACFNEEENVHLLYERVKSVFERLPGYGYEHIFIDNASRDGTVSALRKLAKCDRSVKVIVNARNFGHIRSPYHALLQSSGEATICLAADLEDPPELIFDFIKRWEEGYKIVAGVKRSTEDGLVLRLIRRLAYRVLSRVSSLQLIPNFTGFGLYDRVVVDTLRSIDDSYPYFRGLVSEIGFEPAYVYFDKPRRTHGKTKNDFFTLFDMAMLGLVKHSRMPMRFATLAGFFMSAVSLMIAIGYLVAKLIFWNRFEFGQAPILIGIYFFASVQIFFIGVLGEYVGAIHTQVRKLPLVVERERINFT
- a CDS encoding lysylphosphatidylglycerol synthase transmembrane domain-containing protein; translated protein: MTIAEKQTTAASDASGATATTDAAEAGAAWHRWMAPAVAVLVAGMALYLGITVWSGHDRLLATLRRFPVQPYAPLVLGLVLVGWFLRALRWHYYARTLRWPVPFGPNVLAFCASFAFTATPGKAGEVVKAALLRARYGVSMADTAGVLLVERLGDVMAVLLLGIGGLALLPNGLGLFVFVLIAMGCAIAFLTTERLYGPTLRRLGTYPRFERIAAKLLQLVVTGRALLRPRPLAVGLAIAVVAWGCEALAFALILAGLGASVSTIAAFSVYAIATLVGAVTMLPGGIGGVEAAMLLLLAVLRVETGAAVASVLLIRLSTLYFVSVLGVGFMAAWWLRTSRHGGQRTRNTEAFPD